ATATCGATATTCAATCTCTAATTTGAACAATGCGTAACTATCGATAAAAATCCACCATCGAACAGCAGCAAGTATCAAAACAATCGACTTCTTTTCCAACAGAATTATAAGTTTCTATGAATTTAGACCAATcgaattttgtattatttactaTGATAAAGAGTGAATCTCACCTAAACTATGTGTCTCTGTAGATGTTGTAGCTGCAGTGGTAGTAGTAGTAGTTGTAGTAGTTGTTGCATAAGAATGAAGAACATGTCCTGGATACACAAATCCAGATGGCACAAAACCCTCATTACCATCGCAATGTCTAAGTACCCAAAACCAATCAGGATCATCTCTATTGAGAACAGTTACAAATTCTCCCCTTTCTACGCTAACATCATTTTCATCTCTGGCCACAAAAGTATAAAGTACAATGTATCTTCCTGCTGATGGGTCCTGTAATGCATATTACAAATATATTATACTGTATTTAAATTTAGAATTCTTCgctaaagaatttattttaaaaaaatatgatttacagagagtaaaatttaaaaactttatTTGATTTTATATAACTTATATTATATACACACCTTAAAGAACGGATGTATATCTGCCTGAGAGGATATAGTTTGAATAGAATTTTGAGACTGTGTAATTTTAGATCGATTAACATTTACATCAGCAGTAGTAACATTACGAGCATAACTTTCACAATCTGATGCTGATCCAGTGTCAGTTTGTTGTGCATCTAATGTTTGTGAACGACCTGTACCAGCAAAATCACAATCAGTCTCATTAGACCTTGGCAGTTTCTTTTTCACATTGTTCATTAGAGTAGCAAGTGTTAATTCAGCAAGCTGTGATGTGTAAGGTGCACAATACGAATGTGGAACAAAGCCTTCCATACATGTATCAGCTGCTATTACATACACCCAATCATTCTCTCTATATAAAACATTTACAACCTAAAACAtgcaaaaaataaacaaaacaacACCATAAAAAAATGCAGTTTACATTCAACATCAAACAGGATGAAAATTAAAgttgaataataatttaaacatGTATTATTCATAAATATGAAGCAAATACAAGAAGATAGAACAAAAACAAACATACAATGggttatttacatttttttttttatatcattcaaaatattaaataaaatattgcttACCTGGCCACGTTTTACTTGAAGTTCATCATCAACACAAGGTGTAAAGTCATGGACAATGACCATTTTACTATCTGGTGAAAGTCCATTTTCCTTTTCAATGCCTACTCTGACTAAAGTTTCAATACTAGCACTTCCTGTTATACGTCCAGGAGGTAATGGCACTTTAGTTCCCAAACCCAATCCTGTACTTCCCGCTCCAACACAATCTTTCTCCAAATTAAAATTATGTACTCCAGCTGTatcataaataatatataatattattaatatataataatataacaaataatatataatagtaTCATAAATAATATGTTGCAATAAGCAATATTTGAAACTGCAATAACAGTGCATTCTTAGCATATGttctaatataaaaaattaattattgtatgtaaaatttttaatagaatttttttcaaaaACTTTGAGCTTTAATCATTATGCACAATTCGGAGAAACACTGTAAATTCAAGATAATCTATGAATATTAACTAACTATATTTAATGATATTATaacaattttagaaaaatggTATGTACATTAtatgcatatacatatatatatgtatactttATGATAATCTAACATTatatcaaaattaatttatttaaggcatattattcgatattttctactcacgtttctttttctttcctcgCCGAATACGCACCGGACATAAAAAAGCCATTCTGTTTTCTTAAAGTTTATTCAGAATTACATTTTCAGAACATGTATTGTGAAGTGTCAGAAAAGTACCGAAGCGAGCCATACAACGAAAGTGCACATATTAAGCATATGAATGGAAATGACAAAAGCTTGTTGCGTTTAACAAGTAAATCCTAAGTAAATGTTTAGGAAAATTTATTTCTACAAGCACAAATATGTTAAGAATATAACGGTAAAGTCTCGAACCAGAAACCTAATTAGTCTTTCGCTCTCCTAAAAGATTTTGGATGGAACTGGAATTCAGATACTTGTAGTCGTGAATGCAACAGGTAGACGGCGCTTCAACACATACGAATTTAATatagataaataataaattgtttattgaaCATGATTATTCACACGTATGTATAAGTTGTACAAAAATATCTAATCATCTTATTAACTATTCAAAGTAATTTTTTCCCCAAAGAAAAGaaactatatttttaaatttgaatttttaacATACAGATTGATACAGCTATTTTTCATGTTACTATTTAAAAGGATATatctaaaatttattatttttgcaaaaatgtGAATATTAAACATATACAGCCACAATGCGTTCTAGGAACTAGCCTGTCTCATCCAACAAGCACTGTGAGcaacaaatgtgagcctttctctctcgacccccacgagacggtccgaaattacttcgggtagcttcggagaatcgagaaagagggcatgtggcagtttgcctttgtcgactttccgaaactctacgagctcacgtacgcgtgatttggcatagtgtgagaaagtgccTTCGGTGCAATTTTGGCATCTCtgtcaattatgccaaatctggccacactgcggTCGCGCGAGAATCGTTTGTTACTTTTTTACGCATAGTTCGGTGCATCGATGTCAACGTTACTCACCGATGCGAACCGATCGTGCGTTCAACGTGGTCATCGCCATCGTCACCATCTTCGTCGCCTTTGTCACATCGTACAACATATAAGATGTTTCAGGTTATAAatgtggaacattcctagcaaacgaaccGTTCACCGATCGGGATGACTTCTACGTCATTCGATTTgcttaattcagtacattattaatatgcatttcattatttgcggaaattcgttatttttgtttaaacttgtcggaaagttgcaataaaaacgtaaggttaagtatattttgacaggttcacaggtagaaacaaATGATTGTCGTTACTGTGTTCATGGTGTATATTATAAATGTCAGGTAGTCAAATGCAaatttgttaaacatgtatgcATAAAAGTCATTTTTTTATGTACATACTATGCAGGAGTAGGTCAGGTAGACAGTATGTGCAGCAACAGTACAAAAtattgccccccccccccccggctcctaacctaacccagacctaactcagctacagatgtcttaaaattaacatatatgttaataTACAATTATAAGGaatgtcatattattatataattaaaattaaataaaaatactgtttcACAATGGTCTTGTTTTATAGGACAAATAATGGTCGATTGGCTGTATAATTTCTGCACAGCAATTGGAAAGGTAGAGAAGATTATCGAGATTGATAaaccaacattttgttgtagaaaatatcacagaggccatttgaaaattaatcacagcatcaattttgaagatcccattactgatgcttatacGAATTAAATTGAGACCACTTGGAGGCATGCCACACATTCTTTAATCTTTTTTATAAcatttaatactatcaatattttatattttcaggaagggtaacttcattggatgccTGAAATGTACCTAACAGGAAAATAgggatttattcaatgaaatattagcagaagtagcagaaatttcattcaatacatgtttaacaaacatgtaacgaatttccgcaaataatgaaatgcatattaataatgtactgaatcagacaaatcgaatgacgtataactcaccccgatcggtgaacagtccgtttgctaggaatataccatatTTATATATGTTTACTTGACACGTTTTAAATACAAGCTTTAAGTACAAGGTTAAGATTGTTAAAAAAGCTCCAGGGCTGGAGGGAACTGGGTTTTTATAGTGTCATCTAGGAGGGAAGGGAAAGGTGGAACCTCGGATGTTAGTGCGTGGTTCCTTTAGGAAGCAGCCAGTCGATTCGTCGATTCATCATTGTCGTGTCTGGTTTGTTATCTGTTAAGGAAGAAGGTGCCCGTCATACCTTCATTATCAACGTCACGTCATCATttcgcaaaaaaaagatcattgAAACCGTATGTAAAACAGTAAAAAATTCCGCAGGTACTTGCAGACACGAATCTGTCGAATCTTGGTCGCCAGCATCAGCAACATAGGTGCCGATACGACACCGGCAGACAATTCTCGCAGGAGCGTGAAAATCGGCAATGCAGATCCGCGCGAAACGAAAATCCGGAAGAGATATCGGTGTTGAATTTAGTGGACGGGGAGAGTTTGAGCTACAGTTTAGCGTTGATACGTGGCCGTGCGCCGACGCCGTGCAGCTCCATCACCGTACGGAACCAGAAGGACCAGAGTTCCGAATGGCCGATCGTGGCCGGTGAATTTCGCGCCGTGGTGGAATTGTCACGGGGTCCGAACAAATTGGAATTGGAGGCTGCCGGGCAAACGAAAAAGCTGCTTCTCGTCCACGAGCCCAGAACCACCAGATTACGCGTGACGCCGGTCTACGTGATTTTCTCCGGCGACGACGGACACTTCCAAGGTCCGAGCGGGGAGGATTGTTCGCCGGAGAGCGCCGCGACCAGGATAGGGCTCGGTGCCCGTCTTCTGCAGGCCCTTACCGCGGAAAAATTAAAGGAGGCGGGTTACGGAAGAAAAACGTTTCAATTGGAACGGGACTTGGACGGTCTGGAATGCTTGGTCATGCACAGTACGCTCGACGTCGAGAGGGCGCGCGCGATGAATCAGTGGGAACTCTGGAAACTGATCGCGGTGGAATTGTTGACCGGCCCTTTGTGGTCGAAGGATCGAAAGTATCTAGCGATTCTCTCTTGCACGAGGTATCAGGGCGCGCCGATTCTGCCCACTTACGAGGACACTCTCGCGAGGACGCAAGGTCACGCGGCCCTAGGCGGTGGCGGTTTGGCGTTGTACGGCTCGGCTTGCCTGCACACGTGGCCCACCTGCACGGCACAAGTGTTGCCGAGATTCCTCGACGCGACAGTCGTCGATACGGAACAGCTGATGGACGACAGCAATTACCGCGGCACGTACGGCGGCTGTCTAGCCACCACTCTCGGTTCGGTCCTCCACGAATTAGGCCACACGTTCGATCTCGGTCACACTCGCGAGGGAATAATGGGTCGGGGTTTCGACTACGTCAACCGGGTCTTCGTCAGCGCGTCTGGAGTCGACTTCATTCGTAATCCTGTTCTACGAAAAGATCCCCAGCACACGACGATCGCGTTGAGCAGACCGCTCAGCGTGACAGTTACGGTGCAAGAACCGTTTCCTCTGTTGAATAGTCCCCGAAGGAGTTGTTTGCTCTCCGCAACATCACGACCCTCGCCCTCTCAAAGCCCTCCGCGATTACTCGATAGAGTATCCACGCCCACTAGTCCGGGACTTAACAGATGCTTCACCAAGACCCCTCTACAATCCGTGTCGGAAGAAATTGCCTCTAATTCTCAGACAGACCGGACATTTTGGACGCCTTCGTGCGCGGCGTTCCTCGCTTATCATCGGTGGTTCAACAGCGAGATGGACGACATTCCCGCTTGTCACTATGATGATATCGAATACGATGGCAAAAGGTAAAATAATACTCTCCCCTTTAATCCTTTACAACccgaattataaaatataaattgaaagatAAATTTCAATTCCAACTGCACCCACCCTAGTGTGAGGTATTGTAAAATAGTTGCTGTATACTGCCCGTTTATAAACTATACTGTTACTTTAAAACTACAATTGATAAAATCGATTAAATCATAAAACTTGTAAATGATAAGTATGTGACTCAAGACTCCAGACAATTGCTAAAGAATGAAACAATCATCTTTTAATCTAATGATTATCTTGACTTGCGTCAGCTATTCTGAAACCAATTACGTAAGTCCGGGCTGTGACTGTAAATCTTCCTGCTTTGTTCTTTTACATTTACTTGCTTTCGTTCCACATTACTCGTAAGACAATAATACTTGTTTTTACGACAGGAACGTTGTACGATCACGTTTCGGAGTACGGGTGATAGAGCTTAGAGAAACGTCGGCGGAGACAGTGGTTGGGTCCCGGCAATTTCCGGGGTCACGACCACCCTTGGAAGCATTAGTTCCACCAGCTCCGCCACATTGTCTTACCGCCCTGACTCTCGTCGCCGAGGATTCAGCCGGCAACGTGCTCAAACACCCTCTTCCGACGGCATTCTGAAGTTCCGTGCTTGCCTTATTGTGGCACGGTTTTGGTATTTTGGCATGGTGGAATTGTCACGGGGCCCGAACAAATGATTTTCTCCGGCGACGACGGATACTTTCAAGGTCCGCGCAGGGAGGATCGTTCGCTGGAGAGCGCCGCGACCAGGATAGGGCTCAGTGCCCGACTCCCGTAGAGAAATTAAGGGAGGCTGAAGTTCCGTGCTTACCGTATTTTGGCACGGTTTTGAACCTTCAATTCGAACGAAGCCAAACTCAGAATCCAATATATATTTGCCTCGTAAATTGTCGATACTTGGTAAAACTATATTTCGTGAACACGCTATGTTAGGAAACAAATTTACCACTTTTGACTAGTTCCCATGGAAACTGTTACAATAGTGCTTTCTACGCCTAGCGCAGAGAGGATCGTGTTTAGACAAACTCTTCGCTACTATACGATATGACATTGTATGCGTGCGTATATGCATTTGTATGCGTGTGTTAGAAAGGTAGATGCATGCAGAACCTCGTAAACTAATCAGAGTTTTATACAATCTTATGAATCCTACATCTCagagattattattattattacaatatcTTTCGTAAATATCATCCCGATCGTAGCTTTCCGTGGAAAACCTAGATATATCGACTGAATTTGTACGTGTGACGGACGCATGTATGAACGTAGATAATAATCATCTAGCAAAAGAAGAAACGCTGTAGCTCTGGCATTGTAATCTGTTGTCTACGACTTTGTAAAAATGCGATAAAATTACAGAACAATGCAACTGCCAGATACACGTGTATGTACAGTGTAGGTATCATAGGATTtactttgataaatatttccaaTCGACAAATATACTATTTACTAAGTAATTCACGCCTATAAAAACAAGGACTCGAATTAACTAGAATGCCTTATCGGTGATAATAACATGTAGGCATAGTAAAAAGTACAAGTTAACTCAAAAGAAAACCATGCATTGAAGCGATGTTAAATGCTCTTGAAACACATACACACCACGTTATACGTATAAACATATCACGATTGTGTTACGATTTTCGTCACTGCCATTATCACCGACTTAATATACATCTTATCGTAATATGTAGATGATTCATTCTGATTGACACGCTGTGCGTGGCTATCAACTATTTTGGAAGACGAtcctgaaatattaatgaaaattctgtGGACAATTCTGTGGGCCAACGAATCATGTTTTACAAATAACGGCATCATTAATCGTCATAATCAACATCATTGGTCTGTGGAAAATCCACACTGGATACGGGAACGTAATTTTCAAGTTCAAATTAGTGTGAATGTCTGGTGCAGAATTTTACATGGCTATCTAATCGGACTATATTTTATCGAAAGAAGCTTAACAGGGCAGTGATATCTTAACTTCCTGCTAGAAGAATTCCCAGGCTTattagataatatcaaatatcaAAAACAGCATGTGTTTATAACAAGATGGATGCCCTGCCCACAATGCGCGCATAGTTCGTCAATATCTCGATTTTAAGTTCGGAAATCGTTGGATAGGAACACATGGTCCAATTTGTTGGCCACTGCGTTCTCCAGATATATTCCCTTTAGATTTTTGTCGTTGGGAACATCTGCAGTCCATTGTTTACGAAAGACCAATTAACAACGTTCAAGAACTCCGCGAACGTGTAACACATTCATCTAATAACATAGATCGAAATGTGTTAATTGATGTGACAACTAAAAGTGTAGTGAAGAGAGCAGAGTTCTGTGTTGTAGAAGATGGATTCCAGTTTGAACATAGGTTGTAACATAATTTTGTCACAAGTTCAATTTATTTCATTTACGTATGTCGTTTGTGCTTATAAATGATTTCATAAATTATTGTTGTATCTATTGTTGAGTTATTATGAACTGGATTATCTAAACCTTCAAGATTCATCCTCTTAGCCGACCTGGTACCCTTGTTTTCGTTGAATTTATTTAATgatataattatttgaaataaacttATCAATTTGGCGATTGATGTATTCTAAAATAAATCAATTTTCATCTTTGATCGTTTTTGCTAATTGAACTCAATTTTCTCAGTTCAAGGTCATCCGAAGATCATATTATACCAGATCGTTGAATTCGTTTTAACACAAGCTATAATAATATGAAGTGAAAAATATGCAATGTTGTTTAAAAAAATCAAGGTGACCTCGATTTcgtattgaaaaaataatttttacgggTTCAGGACGCCAAGGCCATGATGGGGCACGCTATTCGGGACCAGAGCCTCCCTTTGAACCCTCAACCGACACACTACCCGGTCAATCTCCTTGGGGGTGATCTTCAGCTCCTAGGACCATATGGTTTGGCTGGGTTCCAGGACTCGCGAGGAGGTGGTATCCCATTCCGGTTGGCACCCGGGAATAGGGATGATACTACTTCCTCTAAAAACTGAAGGTCCGGGTTCTCCGTCAGAGAGGCAGCCCATGGATGAAGCTTGTCCATAACAAGCTTATATGGGTGCCCTCACGGATAAATATTGAGCTCCCTGAGGAGATCCTCACATGCCAGTGCCTTAACATCTCGGATGGTGCACTTGAGTACTCTACACTCCACATTAAAGTTATGCAATTCTTTAAATCTTACATAAAGCTACCTAAGAGGATTAATCTATAGAGTGGGGTGTTATAGTAAGCTGAGATTTTTCATTCCACCGCAAGCGGCGTTGAGGTAGGAATTCTTTAAATCCTTGCACCACTGCCTAGAGAACAGCTAGTAATAATTGTAGATACAGCGTATTAACATTCCCTAGTGATTATTTTAAGTTTCTAATAGTGTTAACTAAATGGAGCTATCGTAATAGTGCCTATGTTGAAACTGCACAATTAAgttaatattaaagataaatACTAAATGACATCTACGACACGAAATAATACTAGTTATTATTCAAAAAAGTACATCATTGCAATTTATACTAATATCATGTAAAAAATGTCTAGTAAACATATATTGTAAACTTTTCAAGTTATTATCTTAAAATTGTTTTaagtattaattaaataaaattacatagTTGGAGTTTACGTTAAAAGTTACTTTAAGATAATATCCATTTAGtaagaaataatataatttaactGAAAGATTACATATACCGAATTTGCAACTTACTAAAATTATATTCCATATAGATTTATATTTTACTCAATCTCCTATCGTGATAAGCATTATCTGAGATACGTATAACTGTTATTTTAACAGTTTTTTTGAATTAATTATTAACACATAAGAAATAAAATCCCTAAGAAATAATACTAATCACTCGTAAGAAACGTATCTAATAGAATTAGTTACCCTGTGAGAGTCCCAAAGTATGTTCTTCGTTTTGCTTTATTTTTTTGAAAGTCAAAATTTCCATGAAAGTGAGCAACATAGGCATCAGTTGTTGTATTTTTTTAAGTTTAGGACATCATTAAGTGCTATATTTGCCTGTGGTTGAAGCACATCTAACAGAGTAAATAGcgataaaaatgtttttaataCGATTATGATCGAATTATGTCTGTTTAACAGCAAATTGAACGTCACAGATTTTTTCGGCAGGTTGTGTTGTAACGCAATTTAATTTCTCTGTTAAATCAGGACAAGTAACATGGAAAAAGACGAAGTAATTTGTATTTCATCTGACGATGAAGGAACTGGGAAGGTTTGTGTTTTGCTGTACTGGAAGATGTCTGGTTGTTTTGTTTGTAGTTTATAAATGTTGAATGATCTCTTATAATTCGATTGATTTTCCAGTAGTAACAAGCTAGAAAGTTGGAATGCTCAGAAACTTGTATATCATTAATTGTTACAGGATGAAAGCAACAGCAAACAATGGGAAAGTCAATGTGACTCTCATGTAAAAATGGAAGTTCTGCCAAATGAAGATGAAGGGATAGTAACTTGTGGGCGAAAAAGAAAAGCTTTTGAAATAAGTAATGGTGCTAATAATGGCCCTGAAAAGATTACAAAAGTATTGTTGCGCAGAGTAGACGAAAATGTTGAATTTCCTAATGTGGAGAAGAGTTCCAATGGATTCAAAAGTATACAGAAAAATAAACCGGAAACACCAACGCTAAAACCACAATTGATTATAAAAGAGAAAAGATCGTTTTCACCTGTGGGACAGGACATATTTCCCATGTTCCTTAGTTTGTGTTTGCAAAAGGACCGTTCGGAAGATATGAAAATTATCACAAACAAGTTAAAAAGATGTTACGACCAGTTAGATCCGGCATACGCGAATTCTGAAGCTTTCACAACGTTTTTGAATGAGAAAAGGCACGATATCATGAATAGTACAAATAAATTATATGTGTACATCAAAGAAGTGATGAGTGAAATGAAAAACAGACGTAGAAGAGTTTCGACGTTATCGTTAAATGGCAAGAACTGTACTTCTAGCACGAGCAAATTGGAGAATAGGAATCAAAACATACCAACTACGTCGTGTTCGAGTGCAACAAATACGAATAGTAGTGCAATGTGTGACGCTCGTATGGGAGAAACTAATGAAAATAACAAAGTAGATCTAGAGAAGTACGATGCTACGCAAAAGAAAATTAAACTAATATTAAAAGCAATGGAGAAGTGTGAAAAGTATATTAAAAAGTTGGAAGAATCGGAAATAAATTTTGACGATGAAAATAATAGTAGTTATATAAAATTAGAAAGGTATAGGTATAAAATGGTGGAAC
The window above is part of the Colletes latitarsis isolate SP2378_abdomen chromosome 2, iyColLati1, whole genome shotgun sequence genome. Proteins encoded here:
- the LOC143349771 gene encoding SH3 domain-containing protein Dlish-like, translating into MAFLCPVRIRRGKKKKPGVHNFNLEKDCVGAGSTGLGLGTKVPLPPGRITGSASIETLVRVGIEKENGLSPDSKMVIVHDFTPCVDDELQVKRGQVVNVLYRENDWVYVIAADTCMEGFVPHSYCAPYTSQLAELTLATLMNNVKKKLPRSNETDCDFAGTGRSQTLDAQQTDTGSASDCESYARNVTTADVNVNRSKITQSQNSIQTISSQADIHPFFKDPSAGRYIVLYTFVARDENDVSVERGEFVTVLNRDDPDWFWVLRHCDGNEGFVPSGFVYPGHVLHSYATTTTTTTTTTAATTSTETHSLGKGSNSMPGNESLQQKGLRDFRDETNGTELVVLYDYKAQAPDDLSVRRADWIYADLGNQTVDGWLWAYAPKTRKYGFIPKAYARPPAMTSL
- the LOC143349765 gene encoding uncharacterized protein LOC143349765, with product MFQVLADTNLSNLGRQHQQHRCRYDTGRQFSQERENRQCRSARNENPEEISVLNLVDGESLSYSLALIRGRAPTPCSSITVRNQKDQSSEWPIVAGEFRAVVELSRGPNKLELEAAGQTKKLLLVHEPRTTRLRVTPVYVIFSGDDGHFQGPSGEDCSPESAATRIGLGARLLQALTAEKLKEAGYGRKTFQLERDLDGLECLVMHSTLDVERARAMNQWELWKLIAVELLTGPLWSKDRKYLAILSCTRYQGAPILPTYEDTLARTQGHAALGGGGLALYGSACLHTWPTCTAQVLPRFLDATVVDTEQLMDDSNYRGTYGGCLATTLGSVLHELGHTFDLGHTREGIMGRGFDYVNRVFVSASGVDFIRNPVLRKDPQHTTIALSRPLSVTVTVQEPFPLLNSPRRSCLLSATSRPSPSQSPPRLLDRVSTPTSPGLNRCFTKTPLQSVSEEIASNSQTDRTFWTPSCAAFLAYHRWFNSEMDDIPACHYDDIEYDGKRNVVRSRFGVRVIELRETSAETVVGSRQFPGSRPPLEALVPPAPPHCLTALTLVAEDSAGNVLKHPLPTAF